The Bombus pascuorum chromosome 13, iyBomPasc1.1, whole genome shotgun sequence nucleotide sequence TTCCAGatcgacgaaataaaaaaagaagacagaaaatcgaaaaattattaataaaatgattaatcAAAACTAAAGTAAACTTAAGTTAAAGAACCTATTTTTTCGAATACAGTTTCTTACTTTTAATGACATTTGTCATAAGGATACTTTTAAATGGGATTGTTGAAGGATACTCGATCAGCTAGCTCGAACAAGACTGATGCAAAAGTGACTCGTGCAAAGTAAAACTGAGTTTTAGCGCGCGAGTAGATTAGATACGTACGATCGTTAGTAGACGCTCTCTTTCGTAGCACGAACTTCATCTTAGTTTTGTCAAGGTGTTTTATGCACGATACCGATGTAGTACGTATCGCACGTTGTTGAGTATATTCACGTTCAAGccataaaaattgtatcatgtACTTCTCGAAACAAAAAATCaatgtttaagatttgttgaGTTTTCTAGCTTCAAATTCTTTCTCAGTAACTATAACAACTTCTGATTTCTCTGAAAagtacttttttctttttatagaattcTTTGAATGGAAAGAGTAGTAGctttttaaatctttattcTCTCTACTTGAAATACTAATTTTGTGATAAAGTATGTTTGAGTAAACAGTGctttatttttccttattttgataatattatattaatattaatattaaaagttattaatattaaaagaatattaatgttttatatatttatttaactttttgtCTCTGTTTGATCAATGTAATGGaacttttataacaaagaatgAAGTGGTCTTGCGAAACAAGTGtaagataaattaattaagaatttccttatttttatagttcttgtcaatattaacaatttattatatcttttcatttctttttaggTACCATTTTCATAATACTGAGTTTATTCTGAAGAAGCAAAGCCTCCATAAATAACACGTCATTTTCACGttgaagtaatttttaaataaaaacattccCTTTATTTGAAGTTTACTAAATAATGTCactttatcgataaattttattgatctGATATTGCGGTTCATAATGAATTCAGGACAATAAAATCGGGTAATCCAACAATCATTCCTCGAACGTGTAAGCCTCAAAGCTTCATTCAACGATAAAGAATCGTAATCAGCTTGTTCCTTTATCAGCGTAGATAGATCAGCATAGAATAGGCCAAAAAAACGGTGCAACCATAAAACGCACGCAACACTGTCTGCTCTGTCggatattcaaaatttttcctttagctttttaatttatctcaaataatttaatattgaaaaaagacaagaaaggaagaaatgaaATCTATTTATGAAAGTGAAAATGATACCtctaaaaagttaaaatagagaagaaagtaaaaaataaaagttaagaaGCTATAAAGAAGTTATGGAAGCATAGATTCTTGTTAacaaaaatcttgaatatGGTGTGCTTCGTGGAAGATGCTAACGAAATATACCTGCCACGTGCTTGTCTGCTCACTCATATGCAATAAACGTGAATTGATAATTTAGATTAGTGGGAATTGCTGAGATATTTTTTGATTACGCGGAAGATTCTCTCGGcgtgtttgaaatttcataactTTGTCTCATCAATTTCACTTTCAatcataaattacaaattttagttataaagttaaaaattctttcttcataaattatatttgtcagATACgaagtatatataatactcaCATATTCtttcttccaaatttttaGGTGGATCTGTCAAGATAGCTGCAATTCGATAtccgtttaacgatatattttagaaCACCGTCTATACAGAGACGTAAAACGGGACGTCTGACAAACGAGGTTGCTTTATATGCAAAAGTATAAATCAACGATCAATaataagatttcaatatttttattataaatcttcttaaaataatatatacataattcacatcaaattttgttttctctaatataattcttttatttcatttatttgaagTCACATGCACCTTTATGGGTTAGGTTTAGTTTATACAATGCTGTTTTAGATTtactatatatacaaatatctcttgaatattataatattttctatatcgaTTTCTATAACAAACGACAGTGTAATCTTGAATCGCGAAGCTTTTGTCAAATTCTGGGCAGTAGGTAGAGCAATGTGAGATTTTTGTGGCAAAAGATAGTCGGACAAATTTCCACTGTATCCACGAGAAGACGAGGGAACCTACGATCGAATTTATAATGATCAATCAGTGGCAATCGATGATGGACAACCTGAGTGACATTTATTATCTCGTGCGGTTGATAATCCATCAAGTTTCCATATACTTACGAGTAAGATCGCGTGATTAACCTCCTTATTACAAGAACAACGGAACATCCAGATGTCAATCAgtatgatagaaaaattacttaaattaaGAAAGCTATTTTTCTGTAGTAtttattaagaagaaaataacgtCGCGCTTGTATGGGACTCTTTTTTATCATATCATGAGTGGAATCCAAAAATCCCAGTTTCAAGGCGCGGAGATCATCATTTTACAACTTatgcgtatataaagtttgtGTATATTGCACAGTTTATTTGGATACCATATTGACTTTTATCGATAAAGTCATCAACAACAAATGATACTAACCTCTCTTGCGCGTCTAATCTTTCGCTGATTTACTTACATCTGACATCAATATGATTCTTAATAATATTGATGAAACCTAACCCAAATCAATATCAATTCATTCTGTTGTTCTCTCATTGATATTGTTGTGTTATAAGTAGTCACAAAGGTTAGTTTTAAGATTCGTTATATCTAGTTCATCTATCTGtctttgatttatattttatgttttattttatatattctcgATAAATGTCATTGATGGCTACTTTGCGATGTAGACTATGTAAcagaaattaaagtaaattgtTCTAAAATTATCTGAAAGTCTCATAGGTCAACTTCAACAAAATGACACCAATTGATGGTTATCGATCGAGCTCTTGATGATGTAATAAATCATGTATGTCTCCAAGTAAACACTGCAATATGCATAAACTTTGCATACGcataattcttaaaataatgAACTCCGTGCTTTAAAACCAgtacatatgtaaatacttTCCAATCTTATTTGTCAAAAAGTGTGAAGTATATgttatacaaaagaaaaatcacaAATTCGGTGTGTGTCCCAAAACAAAATGTTTTAGGATGTGATTCTCTATAAAGTCTTCTGGATGGCAACAAACGACAACTTCGATTCTTCGGATACGAAACTTCGTATCACGTTGAGGAATATTACGACAGATGTCGTAGCTTTTTCGGTCATCTGTGCcgttctttttctcctcgTGGTTCTCGCGTCCAAGTATGAAAAGGATGAAAACCAACTTTTTACACCTGTGGGAATAGAAACGTTAGTTTATGCAATGAATTATTATGGTAATTATCATAGTGATTGATGCAACAGGAAAAGGAAATGGATAATCGCGAAATTgtcattttaatttgaaatgttTGCTAGTCTAGTGGGAATAGAGTcatttgattaattaaatgGCAGATTAGGGTACAAGGATGCGTAAGAAATAATCCTACTGTTCTGCTTACTTATTCTTCACGTTTCATATTCTGtgaaatatcttcttttcaatttctgaAATACTTAATTCATGAAGAGTATGAAATACACAGAAGAtagtaaatacatatatcaaatactaattcgaaatatttaaatactatttatatctcagtaatatttatttaaatgtaattttcatttcgggtcataaatctaaatataatgatttttaatttttttaatttttagaaattaaataggCATTCTTCTTAGCCATCTATATGTATAATCAACTCTACTTAACAAAAAGAGAAACTAATGGAGTTGCTCTATCCTACATAACctcaattaaaagaaaatcaaaagcTTTCCAGTGTacaagtattaatttttccaatttatttgTAGAGTCACAGTAGATCATCCACAGGATCCATTCTGCGTTTCAAACACGAATTCCAATACGACAAACTGTTCCCACGCTTGCGGCGATTCGATATTACCGCGCAGACGAATTTCAAAGAGAAATTTCTCCGAGGAAGACATAATCAGGGTTCGTTCCTGTAGCGAGAAAAGAACCACAAGGATTCCAAAGAAATCGATTTTCGGCCTAACCATGAGCCAACCACAAAATTGTCAAAGTACCCAAACCACTCGTGAAATATTCCATAAAAACAACCAAAAATGGTTGATTAGACGGACAAGAAGCGGccatatttatggaaaatatcCTGTATAGCGagaattatgataatttttgaaattttgattcATTTACCTCAAGAATGCACAGAAAACTTGAACAACGtgaaaaaaaatcaaatgaattgaattattcataaaaatttgcatcCAAACGTTGAAACCAAATGCACAACTAATCATAAAGATAGTGAACATCGATGTTACTATTATGTGCCTCGACTGTTGAACATTCCAGACAATTAACGATGGTTTAAGATTATCAGAAGAGCGCAGGTAATGAATCATTTCTCAAGAATCAATTTTCGACGTGAGCTTCGAAACAAATGATTAAGCATGAATACCTCTATGTTTATTAATACCCATCGCAGATCACTGTTtgccatttttatttctctctcgctcttctttctgtttctttcttctttttttttttaatttatttaagcaGCGTTAATTGATTTATCTCACGagacaattttcattttttcagagatatatcattttacaaaaatttttgaaattttatttttaagatgTTAATATTGTCTAAGTGTACAAGTTTGTAAAACGTATTTTATTCTGAGGAAACTTCAGTAATTGGTTTTTGTAAGAATGAATTGTTATTTACATGAATTTTATACATTGcttcgtataaaattttatttacattcttgagattttatttctttcatcgtttaatttgttactattgtataacgtgACGTTTGTATATGCAGTGTTTgttttacgaataaatatcgtttgatttttcatgTCTGTTCGATTGATTTCGTcaaagatgaaatattaatttttattggatGCGTTATCGATGAAGAAATACAGTTGTATCTGATAAAAAGCGTCAAGTGTCACTAAGCTTTTTATATTACcggttataaaaattacatactaATGTGATGTCGCAGGATTAAACTGATTTCGTTTCTAGGAAATATTGATCGCGCATCCGTTTCGATAATctgtcgattatttttatttctgtctaACATATTGTACTGATATAGAAGAACATAAGCCGCATATTGTTATTATAGatgattaattatataaacaaaCAAATCTCGCTTGCGCGCAAAATACGAATATTCATAAGAATATGTTTGATGAGAATAATCAAGCCTGCGCTCATCGATCCACGACGAAACCATGGAAACAGCCAAGGCACAGAAATCAAAACAATCTTCGTTTGAAACACCGATTCCTACCAACGATTTCACATAATTGTTTCCTCGGGAAATCGTTCTGAATTTTTCAAGGAAACGGATATTCATTTTCGAACAATGGATATCAAAGATAGCAGCGACGAAGAAGAGATACATGATATATCAGCGTTCACGAAATTCGACGAGAGTATCGAGGTACGAAACGCTGAGGAGATACAAAGTCCAGTGAATCGTAGACCTACCAGTTCGAGGAGACCCAGACAACATCCGATGAACGAAAGCCGAAGTGATATAGGAATAAATTCACCTCgcgaaaaattcaattttcgaaGGTAATTCAATCAAGGATTAATTGGTACGattctttaataattacattaatagTATTATAGATGTTAATTCTCTACTATAATCGTAATTTTGTTGTTTTGATCGTAAGAttacaaatgaaatgaaaattatattttctttaaaacacttgcaataaaatatttacagataCTCGGATCATGATAACAGCTTTGGGAAATCCATGGGAATCCATAGTGATCCATCAGACAGTG carries:
- the LOC132913497 gene encoding uncharacterized protein LOC132913497 gives rise to the protein MINQWQSMMDNLSDIYYLVRLIIHQVSIYLRDVILYKVFWMATNDNFDSSDTKLRITLRNITTDVVAFSVICAVLFLLVVLASKYEKDENQLFTPVGIETVTVDHPQDPFCVSNTNSNTTNCSHACGDSILPRRRISKRNFSEEDIIRVRSCSEKRTTRIPKKSIFGLTMSQPQNCQSTQTTREIFHKNNQKWLIRRTRSGHIYGKYPV